One Alphaproteobacteria bacterium DNA segment encodes these proteins:
- a CDS encoding pyrroline-5-carboxylate reductase — protein MDHKTILLVGCGNMGKAMVHAFLAVETLRYQIHIVDPHMQSVDEFKTASNSISLYANRENLPSDLSPNYVIFAIKPQLFEEVAPLYRTYQQSLFLSIMTGIPIQRFQEVLGASIKVIRFMPNLPMMIGKGATGGFMNANCTAQDQKEMETLYEKSGLLAWLDEESQFEAVTALSGSGPAFIFAMAESMISAGTKIGLSQELSEQLAKQTILGAACLLTESDKDPGTLRQNVTSPKGTTEAGLSVLCKPETGLADLILQTLIATKNRAIELSKP, from the coding sequence GCAAAGCCATGGTACACGCCTTTTTAGCAGTTGAAACCCTTCGCTATCAGATCCACATTGTTGATCCACATATGCAATCCGTGGATGAATTTAAAACGGCATCCAATAGCATTTCTCTTTACGCAAATCGTGAGAATCTCCCCTCAGATTTAAGCCCAAACTACGTTATTTTTGCAATAAAACCGCAGCTCTTTGAGGAGGTTGCACCCTTATACCGTACCTATCAACAGTCTCTCTTTCTGTCAATCATGACAGGCATTCCCATTCAAAGATTTCAAGAAGTTCTTGGCGCTTCCATCAAAGTCATACGCTTTATGCCAAACCTACCTATGATGATCGGTAAAGGCGCCACTGGCGGCTTCATGAATGCAAATTGCACTGCACAAGATCAAAAAGAGATGGAAACACTCTATGAAAAATCTGGGCTCTTGGCTTGGCTTGATGAAGAATCGCAATTCGAAGCAGTCACGGCTCTTTCAGGCTCAGGCCCTGCCTTCATATTTGCGATGGCTGAAAGCATGATTTCTGCCGGAACAAAAATTGGCCTTTCTCAGGAACTATCAGAACAGCTCGCCAAACAAACTATCTTAGGAGCTGCTTGTCTTTTAACAGAATCAGACAAAGACCCGGGCACACTAAGACAGAATGTCACCAGCCCAAAAGGAACAACAGAAGCCGGCCTTTCTGTTCTCTGCAAACCAGAAACAGGACTTGCAGATTTAATTTTACAAACCCTCATTGCCACAAAAAATCGCGCAATTGAACTATCGAAACCCTAA